GCAAACAACCCCTGGTGATTTGGCAGGGGTTGTTATTTTTGCTGAAGTTATGTCATCCCAATTCGCGGCTATATGGTTGTGTAATATTTTGAGGATGTCTTTGCTCAACTGCTCGGCATTGCCGGTATGGGTGACTTTGAATTTTTCAAGCCTTGCCCGGATGACCGGATCGGTAACGCTCTTCAATGCAAGATCATATGTCTGAACTGCCATGGTCTCTAATTGTATCAACTGGTCTAGTGTTTTCAATGTAATCTTGTCCATGGTGCATCCTCTTCAGGTTCTCAAGGTGGGCTTTATAAAACCTGCTTGAACCCTCGTGTATAGTAGTGTCATAAACCTGATTAAACTATAAACATAATGGACCTGTACATATGGGGATTCCCTCATATCTGCGATTAAAACACTGTATTTTGAAAGCCTTTGGGCGGTAGTTTTTTATCTAAACAGGCGTAGTGTACTCATGCAGAATACAAACAAACCCCTATTTTAATAACCATCCTGATGATTTATTTTATAAACAGTAGTGGGGCAGACTTAAACGCATAACTTTTTATTTAAAGAGAGGTAAATCCAATGAATAAAGACGAACTATGCCATAAAATTGAGCAGATTTACCCGGACATCGGAACATGCGGGATTGATGTCAAGGTTGAGTATGATGATGATAATGAGCGCTGGAAAGTGTTTTTGAAAAAGGATAATAAGTCCTTGGAGACTTTTCTTGAGCCCGGTGATGCAGAATTATGCCTGGAAGGCAGACAGTGCGTTAGCCTTGGCATTGAAATCAGCCAGCTCAAAGATAATGTTGGATAATAACGGCCATGGACCGACCTGGTCTTTTTGAGAATACTTGTGTTTGAAAATTATCTTCTGTTCGTCCGGAAATAGTCGCCCGCTTGTTTTTTTGCTGGATGAAAATTCTTATTTCCGGGCGAACAACGCGTCACAAGCAAAAAAAGGAATACGTATGCTCAATTTTGAACTTTCTGATACTCAGAAAGAGTTGCAGGAAAAAGCCCGTGAATTTTCACTTAACCATGTTCTGCCGGAAGCCTGGACTGCGGATGAGAATGACACCCTGCCCGTACATGTCCTTAAAAAAGCATTCCATGAACAACTGATGAATTCGGATATTCCGGCTGAATATGGGGGCAAGGGATATGGGCTGGTTGAAGGGGCCATTATTACAGAGGAGATTGCCGCCGGCTGTCCAGGAATTGCCACGTCGTTATTTGATAACAGCCTGGGGCTTGAGCCAATTTTGCTGTCGGACAATACGAAAGCAAAACAAAAATATCTTACCCAAGTCGCAAATGATTTCAAACTGATCTGTTTTGCCACATCCGAGGCCACCATGGGATCTGATGTCTCTTCCATCCGTTGCCGGGCCAAAAAAGATGGGGATGATTATATTCTGAATGGAACAAAGTTCTGGATTACCAATGCAGGATTTGCTGATTTTATAACAGTATTTGCCACAGTGGACCCTGAAACCAGTCACAAAGGCATTTGCGCCTTTGTGGTTGAAAAGCAGTGGGACGGCGTGTCAACCGGTCAGCCAATCCCTAAATTAGGGCAGAGAAGTTCAAATACTGCAGCCATTGCATTTAAAGATGTCCGGGTGCCAAAGGAAAATGTTCTGGCTGAACCGGGAAAAGGTTTTCTCCTGGCCATGAAGACATTTTCCAGAACCCGGCCCATTATCGGGGCGTTTGCCGTGGGGGCTGCCCGGTCGGCCATGGAGTATGCGATATCCTATGCAAAAAAACGAAAAGCTTTTGGTTCGCCGCTGTCCGGTTTTCAGGCCCTGCAGTTTAAAATTGCAGAAATGTTCCAAAAGGTTGAAACCTCACGTTTGCTTGTCCTGAAAGCGGCATGGGAGGCTGATCAACAAAAAGATCCCACGATATCCGCCTCTATCGCCAAAATATACGCAACAGAGTCCGCGTGGCAGGTGGCAGACGAGGCGTTGCAGATTTTCGGCGGGTATGGGTATACTCGGATGTTCCCCATTGAAAAGCTGCTGCGAGATATACGGCTTTACCGGATATACGAAGGTACCAGTGAGGTGCAACGGATGATTATAGCCGGTCATGTCCTTGCCAATTATACCCCGGTAATGCCGCCACTGGATGAATTGCCTGTTACAAGGCAATCCGGACAGGAAAACGGAGAAATCGTCTGGCGGTGCAGCATGTGCGGTCATGTTCATTACAAAGGTACGGTGCCGGATCAATGTCCGATCTGTCTTTTTCCCGGCAAAATTTTCAAGCAGGTAAAAGCAAATTAATTCACGGCGTGTTGTGGGCTGAGCCTGGCAGCTGATATGTCAGGTTAGCCCACGTTATGAAATTTACTTTTAGACGCAAAGTTACCCATATTTGGGTAACTTTGCGTCTAAATGAGTAGGATGATTGTGTTCATTTATGAACAGGGAGTTTACCTAATATTATGATTTCCAAAGGCCATGAACGTTGCAGTATTCCCGCGCCGTTAAATTTACATCTGCAGAACAGCCTTTAAACAAGGCTTCCGGAGCCTGGCCAGGTTTCAGATAGTGGCGGCAGCAAGTCTCTCCGTCAATGATTTCAATCCATTCAATAAAATGTTTTTCTTCCATGGGGTGCGGATTGGACCCGACTTTTACTTTTAGCCCCTCAGATGTTGATTCAAAAACGGGAACGTGTTTTTCTTTGCCTTGATCTGCAGTTTTTTCTTCAAAAAGGACCATCTCGGCACCGCAGCAGACCAATTCTCCGTCAGCCCCGTGAAGGACTTCAACAATATTTCCGCAAAGTTCGCATTTGTAAACCTGTTTTCTTTCAGCCATGTTTCCTCCTTTATCACGGATTTTCATGGTACGCTAAGAAACCCTACTTTCAGAAAATAATTTTGCCAAAATCCACACTCAAGTTGTGCTGTCCCCAATAACAGAGAACGTTTTATTTTCAAAAAATCTGAGCCTCATTTTTTTAAATTTTTGCATTGTTGTGAGCAGTAAGGGTAGGTTTCTTTTTTTCTTAATTTTGATTGTTACCTGATCAGCTTCAATTTGTACATTCCCAGTCATTGCAAGAAATTTTTTATAGAGAGAATAATCACTGATATGCGAATAACCAGGTAAATCCATAGCAAAGAGTCGTAGCAGATTGTGTGTAAGTATGGACATTGTAAGATCAAAATCTACTTTAATAACCATTGATGATGATACTTTGTTTAGATGAAAGAATTCAATTTGTTCTGAAATGCCTTTTTCAACCAACCATCTTCTTGTATATTTTCTGATTATAACGGATTTGGGGGACTGGGTCGGAGAGCGATGAAATAGACTGAAAAAATTCATTTCCTGAGTTATGGTTGAAGTGCGAACAGCAACTATAACAACTAAGGAAAATGATGACTCCAGCCTCTAACACCGCTCCCCGACTGAATCGAACTATTTGTATGCACATTTGTCAAGCACAATATTACAGCATCATTCAACATGCCATCCAATTTCGGATAATATTAGATATGGTAATCAAGGAGCATCCTAATATTTTTCCGCCTGAAATCGCCTGCGGATACACAATGAAGGAGATCAGAGTCTCAAAAAAACTGAAATTGAAAATCAGAAGAATAGTCATAGCTGGTGTCAGCTACACAATAAGGCCGTCTTTTGCCATGCCCTATATGACTGGATTTGTGAAAGATGTTGAAAAACCGTTATTTTTGCGTAAGTTTGCCGTTCCATTTTGGGCTCTGAGTCACTGTTTCGGAAAAAATCCCATGTATTGGTATCGTCTTGAGGGAACCATTGGCCGTTACAGCCTTGTGGGAACCACTATCAAATCCCCGGAGAAATTACCTCAGCACCTTTCTGCTGATGAAAAACACACCCGCCTTTTGGGAAAAAAGACCTATATTGCGACGACGGTCGGAAATAACTGTATTTTAGGAGCCAGTGTTTCGGAAACAGCCTCCAGTAAGGATCTTCAAAACGCATACGGTGTTTTTAAAGAGGAAGCTGAATGCATTAATCCGGAATATCAGCCGGATACTGTTAATACCGACGGATGGCGGTCGACGCAGAAGGCCTGGAAAAAGCTGTTTCCCAAGATAGCTGTGCTGTCCTGCTTTTTACACATTTTTATTGGCATACGTGATCGCTCACGCAAAAAATACAAGGACTATTTTCTGGATGCCGCCACCAGATTATGGGATTGCTTCAGGGCAGAGTCCAAAAGATCATTCTCACAAAGAGTTCGTAGGCTTTCCGAATGGTGTCGAAATCCTGAGAATGACGTTCCGGACGTCATTTCAGTTAAAATCAAGAAGCTCAGGGATAATCTTCCACAGTTTTCCCAAGCCTATGACTTTCCTGGCGCACATAGAACGAGCAACATGGTTGACCGGCTTATGCAGCGGATGGACCGTCATTTATTCAGTACCAAGTACTTTCACGGCACTATGAAATCTGCCAATCTCAGCATTCGTGCCTGGGCGCTTACCCAAAATTTTGCCCCACTCAATCCATGGACGGTAAAGCAAAAAGGCCATGTGAGTTCTTTTGAAAGAATTAACGGATTTCGGTACCACGAAAACTGGCTTCAAAATCTTTTGATTTCGGGTTCATTGGGAGGCTTACGGACGGGTCCCCCAAATCCGTTATAACCAGTATATTTTCTAATCAACTTGTCGCAGGGTTTATCGAAATCGTTTGTTATTAATAGAGCTGGTTTAATCTTACCATGCCCTGTTATTGCTATTTGCCGCACCTCACCACCATAATCTTTTAGAAATATCTTTTCATCATTAACTCTTAAGTTTCGGCCTTTGCCATTTGCCATTGTGACTCTAACTTTTTTCCATGATGAAGGCAACTTTTGGCTAAGTTCTTCGACTATCTTTTTTCCCCTTCTTCGGATGGTAAGAAATTTTATTTCTTTGCCAAGCTTGGCAAGATTTTCATAAGTGGTGAATTTGCTATCGAAAACCAAGTATTTCAGATCGTTGCCGCTGTTAGCATTATAAAAATCAAGGAACTCAATTGCGACTTGATTTTTTTGCTGATGCCTGACATTAGTGTCGCCATATGTAATGATACCGGAATCTGGATCTTGTGCTAATACAGCAGCTATGCTTGCCAACGCTTTATTCCGTGTTCCTGACCAATTATTTTCAAGGTGGGAATCGTCTCCCCAATACGGAATTGTTGTAAAATCAATATTGGACGTATCTGAAAGCAATCCTTCGTGAAGCAATATTTGATGCAGCCCTTTGAGAAATTCTTTATTCATTTCACTGGTGATTCGATGAGAGTAAGAAGTGTACCAACTAGTTTTTGGAAGAACATTCAAACCGGCAAATAACCCCAATCCTCTATCCATACACCAAATATCATCAGCAGAGTATCTGCGGACATTAGACAATTTAAGGGCAACGAAACACAGGATTGATGATAGTCTGTTTATTGTGCCTGTTTCCGGATAATTTGAATTTTGGATAAGCCTGTCAATGCTATATTGTTGCAGGTATGGCAGTAGACACAACACACCAAAACTATTTTGCCCGGTAAATGACTCAGGCGCAAAATCCAACATATAACTTTTCGGTGCTTCTATTTTCAATGAAGCGCTTGTCTTTTCACGAGTAGTGCTTTTTCGGCGGGGAAGTCGGGCGAATCCTTCTTTTTTGAGTAGATTGTAAATGTATCCTTCAGAAACAGTTTCTCCCTGAGCATCAAGAGCGGCCTTGATGTCAGGCACTGAAAGATAATTTTTCCGAGAATCAATAATGTATTGATTGGTTTCGCTGGTATCGTCTTTAGGTCTACGGCCAGCTGGTTTGGAAATAAAAAAATGCTGATCAGGATTTTCCTGCGACAGATTTTTCTTAAAATCACGGGTTAAAGAATAGAATGAACTCAACTTATAGCCAAATTGTTTGGCAACGTCTTCGGCTTGACGTTTTTCGACATAAAAAGCACGAAGAGCTTCGTACTTTTTTTGAGCGGTATTTTGTGGTCGACAAAAAAAATGTTCGGGTTCCATACGGCACCAAAATTAGGGTCAATTAATGTCATGATACGCATTTGTTAAAATTGATTAAAATCACAAAATTTGAAAAAATTCAAGAAAAACACTGCAATATCACCTAAAAATAGTCATTTTGTGCATCACGATAAACATTTTTCCAATCAATATCAAGATATTAGTAGTATAAAATAGCCCTAATTTTTGAACAAATTTAGCGTAGATCTATAGCAATACGTCTGTTTTTATTGGGTTTACACAGAAGTGGTTGAAAATTACGACATAAATTTTAGGGTTTTAGCATGACATGAAAATCCGTGCTAATTGCTTCCTTTGGGGATGGTGGCCGGAAGGTGATTAAAAGTGCATTCTTCTAAACGGGATAGGCCTGTATTTCAATTGAGAATATACAGCTTCACCAATGATCGGGTCACAAACATCCGGGGCCACGCTATCGAACGGGTTCCTACAGAATAGCAGAAGACACCATTGTATATTCGGCCTACTTCGCACCATCATTAACATATCTTGAATACACCAAAATGGCGGCCAAGGCCAACGTTACTTATAGGATTGGTCCCGGCATGTCCGGGGGAGGCGCTATCGAGTTCACAAGTGGGCATCATTTTAACCATGAACATCTTTTTGATTGCTTTTCTCCAACGAATAAGCGGCAGACTTGCCGACCGCATCAATCCCAGGGACTCATTCTTGACTGGATAGGCGTCTCCTACGTTTTTATCGCCGGAAGCCTATTAATCCTTTTGGGCGGCGTTACCGTGACCTTCTTTTTATGGGATTATGGCAATCGGGTAGGTCAGGGGCCTTGCAACCCCTTTCCCCCCTAAGAACCGTACGTGACAGTTTCCCGTCATACGGCTCAAGCGTTTATAAAGGACGACCTTGTGGGACGCCCCGGCTGTTTACCTCATGCAGCTTGCTTTTGGCGGTGCTCCCTGGCCGATAACGACGGGAGTAACCGTGAATCCTTTTGATTCCGTCTACGCCAGAAATAATAACTGTATTCGGGATCATATGGATTTGCATCTGCTTTGATTTTGATATATCGTTTTATTCCTAATGAGCTTAGGTGAATGACGTGATAACTGCAAGGCCCTTTCTTATTTCGGCTCTTGACAGTGAATATCCACTTGCGTTTTCCGTCAGTCCAGTAACGGTTTTTCAACCATTTTGAGGATTTCTTCCGGTGACGCTTTTTAATCATTCTCCATAGCTGTTCGTAAACAAACGTATCAATAAGAGAAAATGTTTCCGATGAGACTACGTGCCGGTGATAGTTTCCCCAACCCCGGAGGGTTTGGTTTAACTTTTTGACCAATGGTTCCAATGGACCGCCGACATGTTTATGGATCAGTTCACTG
The DNA window shown above is from uncultured Desulfobacter sp. and carries:
- a CDS encoding acyl-CoA dehydrogenase family protein, whose translation is MLNFELSDTQKELQEKAREFSLNHVLPEAWTADENDTLPVHVLKKAFHEQLMNSDIPAEYGGKGYGLVEGAIITEEIAAGCPGIATSLFDNSLGLEPILLSDNTKAKQKYLTQVANDFKLICFATSEATMGSDVSSIRCRAKKDGDDYILNGTKFWITNAGFADFITVFATVDPETSHKGICAFVVEKQWDGVSTGQPIPKLGQRSSNTAAIAFKDVRVPKENVLAEPGKGFLLAMKTFSRTRPIIGAFAVGAARSAMEYAISYAKKRKAFGSPLSGFQALQFKIAEMFQKVETSRLLVLKAAWEADQQKDPTISASIAKIYATESAWQVADEALQIFGGYGYTRMFPIEKLLRDIRLYRIYEGTSEVQRMIIAGHVLANYTPVMPPLDELPVTRQSGQENGEIVWRCSMCGHVHYKGTVPDQCPICLFPGKIFKQVKAN
- a CDS encoding desulfoferrodoxin, producing the protein MAERKQVYKCELCGNIVEVLHGADGELVCCGAEMVLFEEKTADQGKEKHVPVFESTSEGLKVKVGSNPHPMEEKHFIEWIEIIDGETCCRHYLKPGQAPEALFKGCSADVNLTAREYCNVHGLWKS